Proteins co-encoded in one Stomoxys calcitrans chromosome 5, idStoCalc2.1, whole genome shotgun sequence genomic window:
- the LOC106091764 gene encoding quinone oxidoreductase isoform X2, with protein MDSATAPLATVAAAPDAVNEKNSLPPSPSESKKSFNMNKLCRQVSIESPGAQVKNCVFNFFVPIEDTPEHGARIKIVCAGACYRRRDRSASITSMSSVSSDLSDYCPSITSQSSPAHAGVREGSFFPGFEVAGVIESLGSKVTEENNSGLRIGQRVIVYPFDEAPAGYAELLVVPDLKYVVPIPDSLPITVAAMLPTGALLAMNAVFKAQEVVTEMLKKRPTEEANKKCKILIVGTGGLALWAVRIASYHFASTGANNYIDVTVASLRDEGFRLATEIKNVSVVQWNECLYEPQLIERTKNVCGGPVDVVIDFGTTSRSLHRSMHCLNKGGVVLISDEVAEKLLPKFSRLSVEYQQQIIPISTGTVEQLRELVDLVADKKIEPPPHSVFPCEQAAEVIQKLCNSEIPGRAILRFHDVE; from the exons AGCAACTGCTCCTTTGGCCACTGTTGCAGCAGCCCCAGACGCTGTAAACGAAAAAAACTCCCTTCCCCCATCGCCCAGCGAaagtaaaaagtcattcaaCATGAACAAACTCTGCCGTCAAGTGTCAATTGAGTCGCCTGGAGCTCAggttaaaaattgcgtcttcaaTTTCTTTGTACCCATCGAAGATACCCCAGAACATGGGGCCCGCATCAAAATTGTTTGCGCTGGTGCCTGTTATCGTCGCCGTGATCGTTCCGCCTCTATTACGAGCATGTCATCGGTATCCTCGGATTTGAGTGATTATTGTCCCTCAATTACATCACAATCTTCACCCGCCCATGCGGGCGTACGTGAAGGTTCATTCTTTCCCGGTTTCGAAGTGGCAGGAGTAATTGAATCGCTGGGCAGTAAAGTGACAGAGGAAAATAATTCTGGTCTACGCATTGGACAACGCGTCATTGTCTATCCCTTCGATGAGGCTCCTGCAGGTTATGCTGAGTTGCTTGTTGTGCCAGATTTGAAATATGTTGTACCCATACCAGATTCTTTGCCCATCACTGTGGCCGCTATGTTACCCACTGGCGCCCTATTGGCCATGAATGCAGTCTTCAAGGCCCAAGAAGTTGTTAcggaaatgttgaaaaaacgCCCAACTGAGGAAGCCAATAAGAAATGCAAGATTTTAATTGTAGGCACTGGAGGTTTGGCTTTGTGGGCCGTTCGCATTGCTTCGTATCATTTTGCCTCGACTGGGGCCAATAATTATATAGATGTAACTGTGGCAAGTCTACGAGATGAGGGTTTCCGTTTGGCCACAGAGATCAAAAA TGTCAGTGTTGTTCAGTGGAACGAATGTCTCTATGAGCCCCAACTTATTGAACGCACCAAAAATGTCTGCGGTGGTCCTGTGGATGTTGTCATTGATTTTGGCACCACCTCACGCAGTCTTCATCGTTCCATGCACTGTCTCAACAAGGGTGGGGTTGTTTTAATCAGCGATGAAGTGGCCGAGAAACTATTACCAAAGTTCTCACGTCTCTCCGTGGAATATCAACAACAGATTATACCAATCTCGACAGGCACAGTAGAGCAATTGCGAGAACTTGTCGATTTGGTAGCAGATAAGAAAATCGAACCACCTCCACATTCGGTTTTCCCTTGCGAACAAGCAGCTGAAGTTATACAGAAGCTATGCAACTCAGAAATTCCAGGACGTGCTATTCTGCGTTTTCACGATGTGGAATAG
- the LOC106091764 gene encoding quinone oxidoreductase isoform X1 — translation MPAEICTQQYIEPRATAPLATVAAAPDAVNEKNSLPPSPSESKKSFNMNKLCRQVSIESPGAQVKNCVFNFFVPIEDTPEHGARIKIVCAGACYRRRDRSASITSMSSVSSDLSDYCPSITSQSSPAHAGVREGSFFPGFEVAGVIESLGSKVTEENNSGLRIGQRVIVYPFDEAPAGYAELLVVPDLKYVVPIPDSLPITVAAMLPTGALLAMNAVFKAQEVVTEMLKKRPTEEANKKCKILIVGTGGLALWAVRIASYHFASTGANNYIDVTVASLRDEGFRLATEIKNVSVVQWNECLYEPQLIERTKNVCGGPVDVVIDFGTTSRSLHRSMHCLNKGGVVLISDEVAEKLLPKFSRLSVEYQQQIIPISTGTVEQLRELVDLVADKKIEPPPHSVFPCEQAAEVIQKLCNSEIPGRAILRFHDVE, via the exons AGCAACTGCTCCTTTGGCCACTGTTGCAGCAGCCCCAGACGCTGTAAACGAAAAAAACTCCCTTCCCCCATCGCCCAGCGAaagtaaaaagtcattcaaCATGAACAAACTCTGCCGTCAAGTGTCAATTGAGTCGCCTGGAGCTCAggttaaaaattgcgtcttcaaTTTCTTTGTACCCATCGAAGATACCCCAGAACATGGGGCCCGCATCAAAATTGTTTGCGCTGGTGCCTGTTATCGTCGCCGTGATCGTTCCGCCTCTATTACGAGCATGTCATCGGTATCCTCGGATTTGAGTGATTATTGTCCCTCAATTACATCACAATCTTCACCCGCCCATGCGGGCGTACGTGAAGGTTCATTCTTTCCCGGTTTCGAAGTGGCAGGAGTAATTGAATCGCTGGGCAGTAAAGTGACAGAGGAAAATAATTCTGGTCTACGCATTGGACAACGCGTCATTGTCTATCCCTTCGATGAGGCTCCTGCAGGTTATGCTGAGTTGCTTGTTGTGCCAGATTTGAAATATGTTGTACCCATACCAGATTCTTTGCCCATCACTGTGGCCGCTATGTTACCCACTGGCGCCCTATTGGCCATGAATGCAGTCTTCAAGGCCCAAGAAGTTGTTAcggaaatgttgaaaaaacgCCCAACTGAGGAAGCCAATAAGAAATGCAAGATTTTAATTGTAGGCACTGGAGGTTTGGCTTTGTGGGCCGTTCGCATTGCTTCGTATCATTTTGCCTCGACTGGGGCCAATAATTATATAGATGTAACTGTGGCAAGTCTACGAGATGAGGGTTTCCGTTTGGCCACAGAGATCAAAAA TGTCAGTGTTGTTCAGTGGAACGAATGTCTCTATGAGCCCCAACTTATTGAACGCACCAAAAATGTCTGCGGTGGTCCTGTGGATGTTGTCATTGATTTTGGCACCACCTCACGCAGTCTTCATCGTTCCATGCACTGTCTCAACAAGGGTGGGGTTGTTTTAATCAGCGATGAAGTGGCCGAGAAACTATTACCAAAGTTCTCACGTCTCTCCGTGGAATATCAACAACAGATTATACCAATCTCGACAGGCACAGTAGAGCAATTGCGAGAACTTGTCGATTTGGTAGCAGATAAGAAAATCGAACCACCTCCACATTCGGTTTTCCCTTGCGAACAAGCAGCTGAAGTTATACAGAAGCTATGCAACTCAGAAATTCCAGGACGTGCTATTCTGCGTTTTCACGATGTGGAATAG
- the LOC106091764 gene encoding quinone oxidoreductase isoform X3, with the protein MNKLCRQVSIESPGAQVKNCVFNFFVPIEDTPEHGARIKIVCAGACYRRRDRSASITSMSSVSSDLSDYCPSITSQSSPAHAGVREGSFFPGFEVAGVIESLGSKVTEENNSGLRIGQRVIVYPFDEAPAGYAELLVVPDLKYVVPIPDSLPITVAAMLPTGALLAMNAVFKAQEVVTEMLKKRPTEEANKKCKILIVGTGGLALWAVRIASYHFASTGANNYIDVTVASLRDEGFRLATEIKNVSVVQWNECLYEPQLIERTKNVCGGPVDVVIDFGTTSRSLHRSMHCLNKGGVVLISDEVAEKLLPKFSRLSVEYQQQIIPISTGTVEQLRELVDLVADKKIEPPPHSVFPCEQAAEVIQKLCNSEIPGRAILRFHDVE; encoded by the exons ATGAACAAACTCTGCCGTCAAGTGTCAATTGAGTCGCCTGGAGCTCAggttaaaaattgcgtcttcaaTTTCTTTGTACCCATCGAAGATACCCCAGAACATGGGGCCCGCATCAAAATTGTTTGCGCTGGTGCCTGTTATCGTCGCCGTGATCGTTCCGCCTCTATTACGAGCATGTCATCGGTATCCTCGGATTTGAGTGATTATTGTCCCTCAATTACATCACAATCTTCACCCGCCCATGCGGGCGTACGTGAAGGTTCATTCTTTCCCGGTTTCGAAGTGGCAGGAGTAATTGAATCGCTGGGCAGTAAAGTGACAGAGGAAAATAATTCTGGTCTACGCATTGGACAACGCGTCATTGTCTATCCCTTCGATGAGGCTCCTGCAGGTTATGCTGAGTTGCTTGTTGTGCCAGATTTGAAATATGTTGTACCCATACCAGATTCTTTGCCCATCACTGTGGCCGCTATGTTACCCACTGGCGCCCTATTGGCCATGAATGCAGTCTTCAAGGCCCAAGAAGTTGTTAcggaaatgttgaaaaaacgCCCAACTGAGGAAGCCAATAAGAAATGCAAGATTTTAATTGTAGGCACTGGAGGTTTGGCTTTGTGGGCCGTTCGCATTGCTTCGTATCATTTTGCCTCGACTGGGGCCAATAATTATATAGATGTAACTGTGGCAAGTCTACGAGATGAGGGTTTCCGTTTGGCCACAGAGATCAAAAA TGTCAGTGTTGTTCAGTGGAACGAATGTCTCTATGAGCCCCAACTTATTGAACGCACCAAAAATGTCTGCGGTGGTCCTGTGGATGTTGTCATTGATTTTGGCACCACCTCACGCAGTCTTCATCGTTCCATGCACTGTCTCAACAAGGGTGGGGTTGTTTTAATCAGCGATGAAGTGGCCGAGAAACTATTACCAAAGTTCTCACGTCTCTCCGTGGAATATCAACAACAGATTATACCAATCTCGACAGGCACAGTAGAGCAATTGCGAGAACTTGTCGATTTGGTAGCAGATAAGAAAATCGAACCACCTCCACATTCGGTTTTCCCTTGCGAACAAGCAGCTGAAGTTATACAGAAGCTATGCAACTCAGAAATTCCAGGACGTGCTATTCTGCGTTTTCACGATGTGGAATAG
- the LOC106091360 gene encoding GATA zinc finger domain-containing protein 1, translating to MPPKANPVCVDCKKTESLLWRTVENGQICLSCFELRENAAKDKEEENKAAALENTGTEDKTKKPTKDVKDEKREPNVNNSEDKCSRLRKSTRATRFKAKASTSNQSNSSNGGNGEKNNSGGGSSKSQTKGRNRRSLFKRVPFKTPQAQATTHCVESVFHKGSYLQVGDIVSLVDGENNVYYAQIRGLLIDNYAEKSAFLTWLIPTQESPDPKDGFDPATYLIGPDEELSRKLSCLEFVMHAPSNYYLDRTTPFPLPDTMEYDTKPGGYIWTSLSDYQRSKPIEA from the exons ATGCCACCAAAAGCCAATCCGGTATGCGTAGATTGCAAGAAGACAGAGTCCCTGCTTTGGCGAACCGTTGAAAATGGGCAAATATGTTTGTCCTGTTTTGAGTTGCGTGAAAATGCTGCAAAGGACAAGGAGGAAGAAAATAAAGCAGCAGCATTGGAAAACACTGGAACCgaggacaaaacaaaaaagccaACCAAGGATGTAAAAGATGAAAAGCGGGAACCGAATGTTAACAACAGTGAGGACAAATGTTCACGGCTTAGGAAAAGTACCAGAGCAACACGCTTCAAAGCTAAGGCATCTACAAGTAATCAAAGCAACTCCTCCAATGGAGGCAATGGTGAGAAAAATAATAGCGGAGGTGGTAGTTCAAAATCACAAACTAAGGGCCGCAATCGAAGAAGCTTGTTCAAACGAGTACCTTTTAAGACACCACAAGCTCAGGCTACCACACACTGTGTGGAAAGTGTGTTTCATAAG ggCTCCTATTTACAAGTCGGCGATATAGTGTCTCTGGTAGATGGTGAGAATAATGTGTATTATGCCCAAATAAGAGGCTTGTTAATTGATAATTATGCGGAAAAATCTGCTTTCTTAACATGGCTAATACCCACCCAAGAAAGtccagatccaaaggatggctttgaTCCAGCCACATATTTAATAG gaCCCGATGAAGAATTGTCTCGCAAACTGTCTTGCTTGGAATTTGTCATGCATGCTCCCAGCAATTATTACCTCGATAGAACAACACCTTTTCCTCTACCCGATACCATGGAATATGACACAAAACCTGGCGGTTATATATGGACATCTCTGTCTGATTATCAAAGAAGTAAACCAATAGAAGCAtaa
- the LOC106091553 gene encoding receptor expression-enhancing protein 1-like, whose translation MISSICSRLTILIFGTLYPAYYSFKAVRTKTVDEYMKWMTYWIVFAIFTAAETFTDVFLTWLPFYYELKILLILWLLPSMGNGSPVLYRKCLHPFLKKHESRIDRALEQMQNRGQDMIFQYASEAVLFLGRGIMDILYKNMPNGLLGLMANSHGVNNDDRTSRMRPVASSTMLIEELDDPQPSTSSNGKLRKRKTTPGRKTTKDVAGEANTEQNDQKTKQTRGRGRKARDTKAEYNLDINLNEN comes from the coding sequence ATGATCAGCAGCATCTGTTCCCGTTTAACCATATTAATTTTTGGTACTTTGTATCCTGCTTATTATTCCTTTAAAGCAGTGCGTACCAAAACTGTGGATGAGTATATGAAATGGATGACGTACTGGATTGTGTTTGCAATCTTCACTGCTGCGGAAACATTTACTGATGTCTTTCTCACTTGGCTGCCATTCTATTACGAACTGAAGATTCTACTTATACTTTGGCTCTTGCCATCTATGGGAAATGGAAGCCCAGTGTtgtatagaaaatgtttgcatccTTTTTTGAAAAAGCACGAATCTCGTATTGATCGTGCATTGGAGCAGATGCAAAACAGAGGTCAAGATATGATATTCCAATATGCTAGTGAAGCTGTTCTATTTCTTGGTAGAGGAATAATGGACATATTGTATAAGAATATGCCAAATGGGCTGCTAGGTTTAATGGCTAATAGTCATGGCGTTAATAATGATGATCGTACATCCCGAATGAGACCAGTAGCTAGTTCAACAATGCTTATCGAAGAACTAGATGATCCGCAACCCTCTACTTCATCTAATGGAAAATTGAGAAAGCGCAAGACTACACCTGGAAGAAAGACAACAAAAGATGTGGCCGGAGAAGCTAATACTGAACAGAACGAtcaaaaaacaaagcaaacacGTGGACGCGGCCGTAAAGCTCGCGATACAAAAGCGGAATATAATTTAGATATAAATTTAAACGAAAACTAG